The proteins below come from a single Limosilactobacillus reuteri genomic window:
- the rimP gene encoding ribosome maturation factor RimP, with amino-acid sequence MSSVVETVTDLVTPILQDHDFYLYDLEFVKEGKSWYLRVYIDKDGGITLEDCALVSDELSEALDNVEPDPIPQAYFLEVSSPGAERPLKKEEDYQRAIDHYIHISLYQQINGQKVYEGTLTQLSNKEITLDYLDKTRHRQITIDRQKIAQARLAIKF; translated from the coding sequence TTGAGCAGTGTTGTAGAAACTGTAACAGATCTTGTAACGCCGATTTTACAGGACCATGATTTTTACTTATATGATTTAGAGTTTGTAAAAGAAGGTAAAAGCTGGTACCTCCGCGTTTATATTGATAAAGACGGTGGGATTACGCTAGAAGATTGCGCACTTGTCAGTGATGAATTAAGTGAAGCATTAGATAATGTTGAACCTGATCCAATTCCACAGGCTTACTTTTTAGAAGTTTCCTCACCAGGTGCTGAACGCCCACTGAAGAAAGAGGAAGATTATCAACGAGCAATTGACCATTACATTCACATTTCTCTTTACCAACAGATTAATGGTCAAAAGGTTTATGAGGGTACGTTAACGCAATTGTCTAATAAAGAAATTACGTTGGATTATTTAGACAAGACTCGTCATCGGCAAATTACGATTGATCGTCAGAAAATTGCCCAGGCCCGATTAGCGATTAAATTCTAG
- a CDS encoding L7Ae/L30e/S12e/Gadd45 family ribosomal protein encodes MIKNKEQVLNLLGIARRARQLQSGEEIVLKNIQTKKAKFVFLASDAGKASAKKITDKCKFYGIPFSTDFTREQLSRATGQARTVFCVMQSGFARKFEELLTMR; translated from the coding sequence ATGATCAAAAATAAAGAACAGGTCTTAAACCTCCTTGGAATCGCTCGGCGTGCCCGGCAACTTCAGAGTGGGGAAGAGATTGTCTTAAAAAATATTCAAACTAAAAAGGCAAAGTTTGTATTCCTAGCTTCAGATGCTGGAAAAGCTAGTGCAAAAAAGATTACTGATAAATGTAAATTTTATGGCATTCCTTTTTCAACAGATTTCACTAGAGAACAACTTAGCCGGGCAACAGGGCAAGCACGAACAGTTTTTTGTGTAATGCAATCAGGTTTTGCAAGAAAGTTTGAGGAACTACTAACTATGAGATAA
- the nusA gene encoding transcription termination factor NusA — MSKPKINTEMIGALDYLEKEKGIKKEIVIEALEQALESAYKQNYGDKNVEVEFNSLTGNIKVYAVKTITDDEEAVEADSNEFMSLADARKLPHGQGYDIGDEIREEVTPRDFGRIAAQTAKQVVMQRLREEERKIIYDKYKTYENEIITGEVSREDKRFTYVDLGDGVEGAMGFRDKMPNEHYHVHDRIQVYVTKVNDDRRGPQIFVSRTAPELLKRLFEREVPEIKDGTVLIENIAREAGDRAKVAVYSNDPNVDPVGTCVGPRGSRVQAIVNELDGENMDIVEYVKEPAKFIANALNPAEVLDVIFNEEKAASETEDSEGEETTEGQTERSCTVVVPDSQLSLAIGKRGQNARLAARLTKYKIDIKSESEMAENDQESEEVADLEENVDNNEE, encoded by the coding sequence GTGAGTAAGCCAAAAATTAACACTGAGATGATTGGCGCCCTTGATTATCTTGAAAAAGAAAAGGGGATCAAGAAAGAGATTGTTATTGAAGCGTTAGAACAAGCACTTGAATCAGCATACAAGCAAAATTACGGTGATAAGAATGTTGAAGTAGAATTCAATTCATTGACTGGTAATATTAAAGTCTACGCTGTAAAAACAATTACTGATGATGAAGAAGCAGTCGAAGCAGACAGCAACGAATTTATGAGTTTAGCTGATGCACGGAAGCTTCCTCATGGCCAAGGTTATGATATTGGTGATGAAATTCGCGAAGAAGTTACCCCTCGTGATTTTGGTCGGATTGCTGCCCAAACTGCTAAACAAGTAGTAATGCAGCGTCTCCGTGAAGAAGAACGGAAAATCATTTACGACAAGTATAAGACTTATGAAAATGAGATTATCACTGGTGAAGTTTCACGAGAAGATAAGCGTTTCACATATGTTGATTTAGGAGATGGTGTAGAAGGTGCCATGGGCTTTAGAGATAAGATGCCTAATGAGCACTACCACGTCCATGATCGGATTCAAGTATACGTAACGAAAGTAAATGACGATCGTCGGGGACCACAAATTTTTGTTAGCCGGACTGCTCCAGAACTTTTAAAGCGATTATTTGAACGAGAAGTGCCTGAAATCAAGGATGGGACTGTCTTAATCGAAAATATTGCTCGTGAAGCAGGTGATCGTGCTAAGGTTGCAGTATACTCAAATGATCCTAATGTTGATCCAGTTGGGACTTGCGTTGGTCCACGAGGTTCTCGTGTACAAGCAATCGTTAATGAACTTGATGGCGAGAATATGGATATTGTGGAGTATGTTAAGGAGCCCGCTAAGTTTATCGCTAATGCATTGAACCCAGCAGAAGTACTGGATGTAATCTTTAACGAAGAGAAGGCAGCAAGCGAAACTGAGGATAGCGAAGGTGAAGAAACGACTGAAGGACAAACAGAACGTTCATGCACTGTCGTTGTCCCAGATAGCCAATTATCCTTAGCCATCGGTAAGCGAGGACAAAATGCTCGTCTTGCTGCTCGGTTGACTAAGTACAAGATTGATATCAAGTCTGAATCTGAAATGGCTGAAAATGACCAAGAATCTGAAGAAGTAGCTGATTTAGAAGAAAATGTTGACAATAACGAAGAATAA
- the rnpM gene encoding RNase P modulator RnpM, whose product MRKDIVTGEMMPKRQLIRVVKNKENEVSLDPTGKKPGRGAYVAVDVDIAKRAKKEKTFEKAFHVQLDESFYDELIKYADHLQARQELFGNDQK is encoded by the coding sequence ATGCGTAAAGACATTGTTACCGGTGAAATGATGCCTAAAAGGCAATTGATTCGGGTAGTTAAGAATAAGGAAAATGAAGTCTCCTTAGACCCAACTGGTAAAAAGCCTGGTCGTGGAGCATATGTTGCAGTAGATGTGGATATTGCAAAGCGCGCCAAGAAAGAAAAAACTTTTGAAAAAGCTTTTCATGTTCAACTTGATGAATCATTTTATGATGAATTAATCAAGTATGCAGACCACCTACAGGCACGACAAGAGTTATTTGGTAATGATCAAAAATAA